A genomic window from Denticeps clupeoides chromosome 11, fDenClu1.1, whole genome shotgun sequence includes:
- the fam124a gene encoding protein FAM124A, with translation MVEQQDPFLVSVHIIADPGKASSLQHAADQLLAWVHPDLSLFRVSERGPRPHPPATHLTGQPALAVIVFLQEEGKDSLQRLRRILCRAPWCYHHSEPIGCWGMSPVSPACQDFYTLAPGTPLWAVRQVHYGKEIVRFTVYCRYETFKDMVRFYQLLLRRRRLAQRKEDFCFCVVYSNPDTEIQLSLKQLPRGHNPVATENAVMEFRVGDVGRLVPLLPRPCTPISPQRWQTEDYDHNKILLQVQDARCGRRHTIAQLSADSSPSQNSSPPFALCAPAVPHYGRGPLSYRMRRYNRNSSSHPHMHTLPLTRPRPLSQNTEPEVESCLLGLAGHRSQSLCSLPSVGEASSFRLDLATLVGAVETDVDTGEHVGGGNLDLSVVSAYSQPLCSKTGISFLPKGQSPSLYSAPPINSSGSEITGSNGLSSTYTLTHPDTKKTDTHPFTHSHLQDSAVDTHTHSGKQGHAAAEDEEPEFYI, from the exons a TGGTGGAGCAACAGGACCCGTTTCTGGTTTCGGTCCACATCATTGCGGATCCGGGAAAGGCTTCTTCTCTCCAGCATGCAGCAGACCAGCTGCTGGCCTGGGTTCATCCGGATCTGTCTCTCTTTCGGGTATCGGAGAGGGGCCCCCGCCCTCATCCACCGGCCACGCACCTCACTGGACAGCCAGCACTGGCTGTTATTGTCTTCCTGCAGGAAGAGGGGAAGGACAGCCTGCAGCGTCTCCGCCGAATCCTGTGCCGGGCGCCGTGGTGCTACCATCACAGCGAGCCAATTGGATGCTGGGGCATGAGCCCTGTTTCCCCAGCCTGCCAGGACTTTTATACACTGGCACCAGGAACACCCCTGTGGGCTGTCCGGcaggtgcattatgggaaggAGATTGTacgtttcactgtgtactgCCGCTATGAGACCTTCAAAGACATGGTGCGCTTCTACCAGCTGTTGTTACGGAGACGTCGACTTGCGCAGCGCAAGGAAGACTTCTGCTTCTGTGTGGTCTACTCCAATCCAGACACTGAGATCCAGCTATCACTCAAACAGCTACCAAGGGGACACAACCCTGTAGCCACCGAGAATGCAGTAATGGAGTTCCGAGTGGGGGATGTAGGCAGGCTTGTGCCCCTTCTGCCACGCCCATGCACTCCCATCAGCCCCCAGCGCTGGCAGACAGAGGACTACGATCACAACAAAATTCTCCTGCAG GTACAGGATGCAAGATGTGGCCGCAGACACACCATCGCACAACTATCTGCTGACTCCTCCCCTTCACAAAACTCCTCCCCTCCATTCGCGTTGTGCGCACCGGCTGTCCCGCACTATGGCCGAGGCCCTCTCTCCTATCGTATGCGTAGATACAACCGCAACTCATCCTCCCATCCCCATATGCATACCCTCCCCCTGACcagaccccgccccctctcTCAGAATACCGAGCCGGAGGTGGAGTCCTGTCTGCTTGGGTTAGCCGGACATCGCTCTCAGTCACTCTGCTCACTACCTTCAGTGGGTGAAGCTTCGAGCTTCCGCCTCGACCTGGCTACACTGGTGGGTGCCGTGGAAACAGACGTGGACACTGGAGAGCATGTGGGCGGGGGCAACCTGGACTTGTCCGTGGTTTCTGCGTACTCACAACCGCTCTGTTCCAAAACCGGAATCAGCTTCCTCCCCAAGGGACAAAGTCCCAGCCTCTACTCAGCTCCACCCATAAACAGCAGTGGATCAGAGATCACAGGAAGCAACGGACTCAGcagcacatacacacttacacatccagacacaaaaaaaactgatactcacccattcacacactcacacctgcaGGATAGtgctgtggacacacacactcactcagggAAACAGGGACACGCAGCTGCTGAGGATGAGGAACCAGAGTTTTATATTTGA
- the serpine3 gene encoding putative serpin E3, with amino-acid sequence MTRTAAQPAGTHTHTHSHTPARRRTERTPGTQRLGHCWGPNQIRTGSRLWYSFGITLTSDPTCHREAMRCIVVMPLLVCLWLVDGSQSSSSLGELHTEFAVNLYHSLMETDNNSNLVVSPANIWLGLGLLQLAARGNTLSQLQGLLGYDANNAQLQDLFQSQSDMGNSSQGVKVEMSSTLLVQEGLQLHPEFIQRALKWGNTGPLSVNSTNHSSESAEPWPELGRGLTDSGLVFLSLLGFRGVWQKQFLHSDTHTLPFSLPHGTHTKVPMMYQATDVNFGQFQLNSEQTYSVLEMPYHSHSVSLTLVLPNDRKTPLSMLESHLSSHTIALWEGGLRRTKMDVFLPRFRLQQKFDLKALLMSLGILDAFDPTAADFRGISEQGLYVTQALHQARIEVTEEGSKGTAAAAMVLLKRSRSPLFKADRPFIFLLRQLRTGLILFMGRMVNPVAQPV; translated from the exons ATGACCCGCACTGCTGCTCAGcctgcaggcacacacactcacacacactcacacacacccgcacgACGGCGCACGGAGCGGACACCCGGGACCCAGCGCCTGGGACACTGTTGGGGACCTAACCAAATTAGGACCGGCTCCAGGCTGTGGTATTCATTTGG CATAACTTTGACCTCTGATCCCACGTGCCACAGGGAGGCAATGCGGTGCATAGTGGTAATGCCGCTCTTGGTGTGTCTGTGGTTGGTTGATGGCAGCCAAAGCAGCAGCAGTCTGGGTGAGCTGCACACAGAGTTTGCAGTGAACCTCTACCATTCGCTTATGGAGACGGACAACAACTCCAACTTGGTTGTGTCTCCAGCAAACATCTGGTTGGGCCTGGGCCTACTTCAGCTTGCTGCTCGAGGAAACACTCTATCTCAGCTGCAAGGACTCCTGGGATATGATGCTAATA ATGCTCAGCTGCAAGACCTCTTCCAGTCACAATCAGATATGGGCAATTCCAGCCAGGGTGTGAAAGTGGAGATGAGCAGCACCCTACTGGTCCAGGAAGGACTGCAGCTCCACCCAGAGTTTATCCAGCGTGCTTTGAAATGGGGAAACACCGGCCCCCTGAGTGTAAACTCGACAAATCACAGCAGTGAGA gtGCAGAGCCCTGGCCTGAGTTGGGACGTGGACTGACGGACTCTGGACTGGTCTTCCTCAGTTTGCTGGGTTTCCGTGGTGTGTGGCAGAAACAGTTCCTgcacagcgacacacacacactgccgtTCAGCCTGCCCCATGGAACACACACCAAGGTGCCCATGATGTACCAGGCCACTGATGTAAACTTCG GTCAATTTCAGCTGAACTCAGAACAGACCTACAGTGTCCTGGAGATGCCCTACCACAGCCACAGTGTAAGCCTCACGCTGGTGTTGCCAAATGACCGCAAAACACCGCTCTCTATGTTGGAGTCCCATCTTAGCAGTCACACCATAGCACTGTGGGAGGGTGGACTACGGCGTACGAAAATGGATGTGTTTTTGCCCAG ATTCAGGCTGCAGCAGAAATTTGACCTGAAAGCTCTGTTGATGTCACTGGGGATTTTGGATGCCTTCGATCCCACGGCAGCTGACTTCAGGGGAATCTCAg aacagGGTCTGTATGTGACGCAAGCTTTACACCAGGCCCGCATAGAGGTGACAGAAGAAGGCAGCAAaggtacagcagcagcag CCATGGTTTTATTAAAGCGCTCCAGATCCCCGCTGTTTAAAGCTGACAGGCCCTTCATTTTCCTGCTGCGCCAGCTGCGAACAG GCCTCATCTTGTTCATGGGCCGAATGGTGAATCCAGTAGCCCAGCCGGTATGA